In one Xyrauchen texanus isolate HMW12.3.18 chromosome 18, RBS_HiC_50CHRs, whole genome shotgun sequence genomic region, the following are encoded:
- the LOC127658704 gene encoding gamma-crystallin M2-like has translation MMGKVIFYEDRNFQGRSYESMGDCADMSSYLSRCHSCRVESGCFMMYDRPNYMGNQYFFKRGEYSDYMSMFGMSDCIRSCRMISMHKGSYRMRIYERENFMGQMYEMMDDCDNIMDRYRMSHCNSCHVMDGNWLMYEQPNYRGRMHYFRPGEYRSFSNMGGMRFMSMRRIMDSSY, from the exons ATGATGGGCAAG GTCATCTTCTATGAGGACAGGAACTTCCAGGGTCGCTCTTATGAAAGTATGGGCGACTGTGCTGACATGTCCTCCTACCTTAGCCGCTGTCACTCTTGCAGAGTGGAGAGTGGATGTTTTATGATGTATGACCGTCCCAACTACATGGGAAATCAGTATTTCTTTAAGAGGGGCGAGTATTCTGATTACATGTCTATGTTTGGAATGAGTGACTGCATCAGGTCCTGCCGTATGATCTCCATG CACAAGGGATCCTACAGAATGAGGATCTACGAGAGGGAGAACTTCATGGGTCAGATGTATGAGATGATGGATGACTGTGACAATATCATGGACCGCTACCGCATGTCTCACTGCAATTCCTGCCATGTGATGGATGGTAACTGGCTCATGTATGAGCAGCCCAACTACAGAGGAAGGATGCACTACTTCAGGCCTGGAGAGTACAGAAGCTTTAGCAATATGGGTGGCATGAGATTCATGAGCATGAGGCGCATCATGGATTCTTCGTACTAG